The following proteins come from a genomic window of Streptomyces sp. NBC_00539:
- a CDS encoding amino acid adenylation domain-containing protein: MATHDHGFLPLTSPQSGVWFAQQLDPARCDYTIGEYLEIHGALDADLFEQALSRTLAETEALGMRFAEVEGEVRQMRADRPPFRLATADVGACSDPAAEADALMRAELARPTDLATGDVSRHLLVRTGPGTHRWLQAYHHIVADGVSGSLLARRVAEVYCALATGAPVPACDAAPWERIVAEERAYRQSEEHSRDREFWRAKLSGAPEPVSFTGHSPARPTGTAVRVSRELDPVDAGTLRDAARRLGTRWSALVMAAAAGYLHRVGATEDVVLGLPVTGRTTPAARRTPGMFSKVLPLRLRVTGSMSVEELVRSTSAGIKEALRHQRYRVEELYGGADGSGARPWDAVVNLMSFDYGLSFDGARATAHNLAVGPVDHVSVNVYDRGGEGPLTVQVEGDAAEGGTDALAAQQDRFIRFLVALATADPSAPVDSLGLLTDADEERLALLGDGGSTATTRGACLHRLFEEQAARTPDAVAVVCADERLSYAELDAWAEDIAGRLRPLTAPGMPVGVSVERSPAMVAALLGILKAGGCYVPLDPALPRRRIAYVVRDAAIRTAVAGPGAADCLPAELDAVVATGDRPAGPVASAHSRPDLPLSPDSPAYLLYTSGSTGEPKGVLVPHAAAADFVLGHLALCGAGAPTTARGSGERFLGFASLSFDVCVLDVFGALLSGSALVLATDEERTDVDRLQALLARERVTVADLPPALLPLLDPAALPALRFLSTGGEAPSGDAVDRWAGDGREVWNAYGPTEAAVSVTMHRCASPSGGRVPPIGRPMVNHRAYVVDPQLRLLPPGAAGELCVSGAGLAHGYAGRPGMTAERFVPDPFAEVPGERMYRTGDLVRWSAQGELEFLGRIDQQVKVNGHRIELGEIESVLGRHPSVGQASVTVHEAAGGGRRLVAFVAPAPGATAAGPAELAAHLAEALPRYMVPHTFVELDRLPLTAGGKVDRKALVVPAGAEAPPATADGPQGPYTSAERTLSALIGEVLGCRAAPGDNFFALGGDSIAALSLVSRARARGFSFTLREVFEHKTASALAAAAAGPTGGAAGTAGEEEYGELPATPVMRWLVEGPGPYGRFSQSLVLALPEGADDTRLLRVLQAVVDHHAALRLRTADGPEGTLCSVGAPGTVDAAGLYRSVDTTGLDDAARTALMERAAADAAAELDPAAAVVLRAVRFGGAGAPGRLLLCVHHLAVDGVSWRILMEDLAEAWAAVSEDRPVRLTPGGASFRDWAEHLQRQAHSPEVLDELPFWQAALAPVAAPSAAPAPWDRVPDPVRDTAGTTLTLTLDLPAEVAAPLLSAVPAALRTGPAEILLAALALATRDPLAGGDSGPGALLLDLEGHGRADRTGRHDLSRTVGWFTTQYPVRLDLSGLDAAGARTGGDALAELVGRVHDTLAAVPDHGTGYGLLARLNPRTARELAGAEQPRVLFNYLGRFDASGDSPWGPAAEAGGLRAACDPQMPVDHCLQIDALALDGPAGPAFRAVLTWPQHLVDRSEAQALATGWEESLRLLARWAPSSAGAVRPAPRDFPLVRLTQPEVDLLADRYPAMSDVTTLSPLQEGLFFHASYDAAGVDAYAGQLVLTLDGALDPGALASACRGLLARHSALRAAFTDRGLDRPVQVVLGAVDAPWESADLSGLDEEARERAWEELLAADRGRRFDPERPPLVRFTLVRVGPGRHRLVMTNHHILWDGWSSAVLLRELLAGYGAATGPEPADAVPGIPYRDHLDWLARQDRDAATAAWGSALAGLDEPTLLGAADPHRLDALPERISLELPPGLTERLTERARSAGITLNSVVQGAWAVLLSRLTGRDDVVFGGTVSGRTADLEGIEEMVGLLINTLPVRMRVDRAEPLIAALGRFQDEQARLMDHQHLGLADIQRATGLGTLFDTTVVVENYPLDLESMREPVGGVRLTGVDGCDATHYTLNLIVLPGERLRLHLDHRPDVLDARAARSVADALERLLVTAADAPRTPVGEIDLLSAEQHRLIEEWNGTAVPVPDTTLVELFERQVAATPHAPATVFRGERLSYGELDARAERLAAALRARGAGPERIVAVALHRSTEMVVALLAVLKSGAAYLPVDPTLPADRVAYLLSDARPVLLITTEDVEPLLPGTGPVRVRPDAAAGADGPAARAPLPSHPAYVIYTSGSTGRPKAVVVEHAAIVNRLLWMQDRYGLGPDDRVLQKTPFGFDVSVWEFFWPLLTGAVLVVAEPGGHKDPAYLAGLIRRESVTTVHFVPSMLAVFAQEPTAGRCRSLRRVVCSGEALPEELKNRFLDVLDVPLHNLYGPTEAAVDVTHWDCRREDRGPVPIGRPIWNTALYVLDPAGLPVPVGLPGELYLAGAGLARGYLRRPELTADRFPPDPFGPPGSRMYRTGDIVRRRADGAVEYLGRTDDQVKIHGFRIELGEIETSLARLPGVGRAAVVVREDAPGERRLAGYVVPATGAVLDPAAMRAELARALPEYMVPLLVVLDTLPVTPNGKLDRKALPAPASQAAPAGHEPPAGETEEFVALVWETVLDRTGIGRHDDFFALGGHSLSATRVAARLRQALGLELPLHTLFEHRTVAGLAMAVETALFADIAATADDAALPLVTQGETS; encoded by the coding sequence ATGGCCACTCACGACCACGGGTTCCTGCCCCTGACCTCGCCGCAGAGCGGCGTCTGGTTCGCGCAACAGCTCGATCCCGCCCGCTGCGACTACACCATCGGCGAGTACCTGGAGATCCACGGGGCGCTGGACGCCGATCTCTTCGAGCAGGCGCTGAGCCGGACGCTGGCGGAGACCGAGGCGCTCGGCATGCGGTTCGCCGAAGTGGAGGGCGAGGTACGGCAGATGCGCGCCGACCGGCCGCCCTTCCGGCTGGCCACGGCCGATGTCGGCGCCTGCTCCGATCCGGCCGCCGAGGCCGACGCGCTGATGCGGGCCGAGCTGGCGCGGCCGACGGACCTCGCGACGGGCGACGTGTCGCGGCACCTGCTCGTACGGACGGGACCGGGGACCCACCGCTGGCTCCAGGCGTACCACCACATCGTGGCCGACGGGGTGAGCGGGTCCCTCCTCGCCCGCCGCGTGGCGGAGGTGTACTGCGCCCTGGCGACCGGCGCCCCGGTGCCCGCCTGCGACGCGGCGCCGTGGGAGCGGATCGTCGCGGAGGAGCGCGCCTACCGGCAGTCCGAGGAGCACTCCCGCGACCGGGAGTTCTGGCGGGCGAAGCTCTCCGGCGCCCCCGAACCCGTGAGCTTCACGGGACACTCCCCGGCCCGGCCGACCGGCACTGCCGTACGGGTGAGCCGCGAGCTCGACCCCGTCGACGCAGGGACCTTGCGGGACGCCGCCCGGCGGCTCGGCACCCGCTGGTCGGCTCTGGTCATGGCGGCAGCCGCCGGCTACCTGCACCGCGTCGGCGCCACCGAGGACGTGGTCCTGGGGCTGCCCGTCACCGGGCGCACCACACCCGCCGCGCGCCGTACGCCGGGGATGTTCTCCAAGGTGCTGCCGCTGCGCCTGAGGGTCACGGGGTCGATGTCCGTGGAGGAGCTGGTCCGCAGCACCTCGGCGGGGATCAAGGAGGCGCTGCGGCACCAGCGTTACCGTGTGGAGGAGCTGTACGGCGGCGCGGACGGATCGGGGGCCCGGCCCTGGGACGCCGTGGTCAACCTGATGTCCTTCGACTACGGGCTCTCCTTCGACGGCGCGCGTGCCACCGCGCACAACCTTGCGGTCGGCCCGGTGGACCACGTGTCGGTCAATGTCTACGACCGCGGTGGGGAGGGCCCGCTCACCGTCCAGGTCGAGGGCGACGCGGCAGAGGGCGGCACGGACGCGCTCGCCGCACAGCAGGACCGGTTCATCCGGTTCCTGGTGGCGCTGGCCACCGCCGACCCGTCGGCCCCGGTCGACTCGCTCGGGCTGCTGACGGACGCCGACGAGGAGCGGCTGGCCCTCCTCGGCGACGGCGGCAGCACCGCGACCACGCGAGGCGCATGCCTGCACCGGCTGTTCGAGGAGCAGGCGGCGCGCACCCCGGACGCGGTGGCCGTGGTCTGCGCCGACGAGCGGCTGAGCTACGCCGAACTGGACGCCTGGGCCGAGGACATCGCGGGCCGGCTGCGTCCGCTGACCGCCCCGGGCATGCCCGTCGGTGTCAGTGTGGAGCGCTCCCCGGCCATGGTCGCCGCGCTCCTCGGCATCCTCAAGGCGGGCGGCTGTTACGTGCCGCTCGACCCCGCGCTGCCGCGCCGCCGGATCGCGTACGTGGTCCGGGACGCGGCCATCCGTACGGCCGTTGCCGGTCCCGGCGCCGCCGACTGCCTGCCCGCGGAACTGGACGCCGTGGTGGCGACGGGCGACCGGCCCGCCGGACCGGTCGCCTCGGCCCACTCCCGCCCGGACCTGCCGCTGTCCCCGGACAGCCCCGCGTACCTCCTGTACACCTCGGGCAGTACGGGCGAGCCGAAGGGGGTCCTCGTCCCGCACGCGGCGGCGGCCGACTTCGTCCTCGGGCACCTGGCCCTGTGCGGTGCGGGAGCCCCCACGACGGCCCGGGGCTCCGGCGAGCGGTTCCTCGGCTTCGCGTCCCTGTCCTTCGACGTCTGCGTCCTCGACGTCTTCGGTGCGCTGCTCAGCGGCTCGGCCCTGGTCCTCGCCACCGACGAGGAGCGCACGGACGTCGACCGCCTCCAGGCGCTGCTGGCCCGGGAGCGGGTCACCGTCGCCGACCTGCCGCCCGCCCTGCTGCCCCTGCTCGACCCGGCCGCCCTGCCCGCCCTGCGCTTCCTGTCCACCGGCGGCGAGGCGCCCTCCGGGGACGCCGTCGACCGGTGGGCCGGCGACGGGCGCGAGGTGTGGAACGCCTACGGGCCGACCGAGGCCGCGGTGTCCGTCACCATGCACCGGTGCGCGTCCCCCTCCGGCGGGCGGGTCCCGCCCATCGGCCGCCCCATGGTCAACCACCGGGCGTACGTGGTGGATCCGCAGCTGCGCCTGCTGCCGCCCGGCGCGGCCGGCGAGTTGTGCGTCTCCGGCGCGGGACTGGCCCACGGCTACGCGGGGCGCCCCGGGATGACCGCCGAGCGGTTCGTGCCGGACCCGTTCGCCGAGGTGCCCGGCGAACGGATGTACCGGACCGGGGACCTCGTCCGCTGGTCGGCGCAGGGCGAGCTGGAGTTCCTCGGCCGCATCGACCAGCAGGTCAAGGTCAACGGCCACCGCATCGAGCTGGGCGAGATCGAGAGCGTACTGGGCCGCCACCCCTCGGTGGGCCAGGCCTCGGTCACCGTGCACGAGGCGGCGGGCGGCGGCCGGCGCCTGGTCGCCTTCGTGGCGCCGGCCCCCGGTGCGACGGCGGCCGGACCGGCGGAGCTCGCCGCCCACTTGGCCGAGGCGCTTCCCCGCTACATGGTTCCCCACACCTTCGTCGAACTGGACCGGCTGCCGCTGACCGCCGGCGGCAAGGTGGACCGCAAGGCGCTGGTCGTCCCGGCCGGCGCGGAGGCCCCGCCCGCGACGGCCGACGGGCCGCAGGGCCCGTACACCTCGGCCGAGCGGACCCTGAGCGCACTGATCGGTGAGGTCCTCGGCTGCCGGGCGGCCCCCGGTGACAACTTCTTCGCACTCGGCGGCGACAGCATCGCCGCCCTGAGCCTGGTCAGCCGGGCCCGGGCGCGGGGGTTCTCCTTCACCCTGCGCGAGGTCTTCGAGCACAAGACGGCCTCCGCGCTCGCCGCGGCTGCCGCAGGCCCCACGGGCGGCGCGGCCGGAACCGCCGGTGAGGAGGAATACGGCGAACTGCCCGCGACGCCCGTCATGCGGTGGCTGGTGGAGGGGCCCGGCCCGTACGGCCGTTTCAGCCAGTCCCTCGTGCTCGCCCTGCCCGAGGGTGCGGACGACACCCGCCTGCTCCGGGTCCTGCAGGCGGTCGTCGACCACCACGCGGCCCTTCGGCTGCGCACCGCCGACGGCCCCGAGGGCACGCTCTGCTCGGTCGGAGCGCCGGGAACGGTGGACGCGGCCGGCCTCTACCGCAGCGTGGACACCACCGGGCTGGACGACGCGGCACGCACCGCCCTGATGGAGCGGGCGGCGGCCGACGCCGCCGCTGAACTGGACCCCGCCGCCGCAGTGGTGTTGCGGGCGGTCCGCTTCGGGGGCGCAGGCGCCCCGGGACGGCTGCTGCTGTGCGTGCACCACCTCGCGGTGGACGGGGTGTCCTGGCGCATCCTGATGGAGGACCTCGCCGAGGCCTGGGCGGCGGTGTCGGAGGACCGGCCGGTACGGCTCACCCCGGGCGGCGCCTCCTTCCGCGACTGGGCGGAGCACCTCCAGCGGCAGGCCCACTCCCCCGAGGTCCTGGACGAACTCCCCTTCTGGCAGGCGGCCTTGGCCCCGGTCGCGGCCCCGTCCGCGGCTCCCGCGCCGTGGGACCGGGTGCCCGACCCGGTCCGCGACACCGCCGGCACCACCCTCACGCTCACCCTGGACCTCCCCGCGGAGGTCGCCGCCCCGCTGCTCTCGGCGGTTCCCGCGGCCCTTCGTACCGGACCCGCCGAGATCCTGCTCGCGGCGCTCGCCCTGGCGACCCGCGATCCCCTGGCCGGTGGCGACAGCGGGCCCGGGGCCCTGCTGCTCGACCTGGAGGGCCACGGCCGGGCCGACCGCACGGGCCGGCACGACCTGTCCCGCACCGTGGGCTGGTTCACCACCCAGTACCCGGTCCGGCTCGACCTGAGCGGTCTCGACGCGGCCGGGGCGCGCACCGGCGGTGACGCGCTCGCGGAGCTGGTGGGCCGGGTCCACGACACCCTGGCGGCCGTGCCCGACCACGGCACCGGCTACGGCCTGCTGGCCCGGCTGAACCCGCGGACCGCGCGGGAGCTGGCCGGGGCGGAGCAGCCGCGGGTCCTGTTCAACTACCTGGGGCGGTTCGACGCCTCGGGGGACTCCCCGTGGGGGCCGGCCGCCGAGGCGGGCGGTCTGCGCGCGGCCTGCGATCCGCAGATGCCCGTCGACCACTGCCTCCAGATCGACGCCCTCGCCCTGGACGGACCGGCGGGCCCCGCCTTCCGCGCCGTCCTCACCTGGCCGCAGCACCTGGTCGACCGGTCCGAGGCGCAGGCCCTGGCCACCGGGTGGGAGGAGTCCCTGCGGCTGCTGGCCCGCTGGGCGCCCTCGTCCGCCGGGGCGGTGCGGCCCGCGCCCCGCGACTTCCCCCTGGTGCGCCTCACGCAGCCGGAGGTCGACCTGCTGGCGGACCGCTACCCCGCCATGAGCGACGTCACCACCCTGTCCCCGCTGCAGGAGGGCTTGTTCTTCCACGCCTCCTACGACGCCGCGGGCGTGGACGCCTACGCCGGGCAGCTCGTGCTGACGCTGGACGGCGCCCTGGACCCCGGGGCCCTCGCCTCGGCCTGCCGCGGACTCCTGGCCCGCCACAGTGCACTGCGGGCCGCATTCACCGACCGCGGCCTGGACCGGCCAGTACAGGTCGTCCTCGGTGCGGTGGACGCCCCGTGGGAGAGCGCCGACCTGTCCGGCCTGGACGAGGAGGCGCGGGAGCGTGCCTGGGAGGAGCTGCTGGCCGCGGACCGGGGACGCCGCTTCGACCCGGAGCGGCCGCCGCTGGTGCGCTTCACCCTGGTCCGGGTGGGCCCCGGCCGCCACCGCCTGGTGATGACGAACCACCACATCCTGTGGGACGGCTGGTCCTCGGCGGTCCTGCTGCGCGAACTGCTCGCCGGCTACGGAGCGGCCACCGGCCCGGAGCCGGCCGACGCCGTGCCGGGCATCCCCTACCGGGACCACCTCGACTGGCTGGCCCGCCAGGACCGGGACGCCGCCACCGCCGCCTGGGGCTCCGCCCTGGCCGGTCTCGACGAGCCCACCTTGCTGGGGGCCGCCGACCCGCACCGGCTCGACGCGCTGCCCGAACGGATCTCGCTGGAACTCCCGCCCGGCCTGACCGAGCGCCTCACCGAGCGGGCCCGGTCCGCGGGCATCACCCTCAACAGCGTGGTGCAGGGTGCCTGGGCGGTCCTGCTGTCCCGGCTGACCGGCCGCGACGACGTGGTCTTCGGCGGTACCGTCTCGGGCCGCACGGCCGACCTCGAAGGCATCGAGGAGATGGTCGGGCTGCTGATCAACACCCTGCCCGTCCGCATGCGGGTGGACCGGGCGGAGCCGCTGATCGCCGCTCTGGGCCGGTTCCAGGACGAGCAGGCCCGGCTGATGGACCACCAGCACCTCGGCCTGGCCGACATCCAGCGTGCCACCGGGCTGGGCACGCTCTTCGACACCACCGTGGTCGTCGAGAACTACCCGCTCGACCTGGAGTCGATGCGGGAGCCGGTCGGCGGAGTGCGGCTGACGGGGGTCGACGGCTGCGACGCCACCCACTACACCCTCAACCTGATCGTCCTGCCGGGTGAACGGCTGCGGCTGCACCTGGACCACCGGCCCGACGTGCTGGACGCGCGGGCCGCGCGCAGCGTGGCGGACGCGCTGGAGCGGCTGCTGGTCACCGCGGCCGACGCTCCGCGGACCCCGGTCGGGGAGATCGACCTGCTCTCCGCCGAGCAGCACCGGCTGATCGAGGAGTGGAACGGCACGGCCGTCCCCGTGCCCGACACCACGCTCGTGGAGCTGTTCGAACGGCAGGTGGCCGCCACCCCTCACGCCCCGGCGACCGTGTTCCGCGGGGAGCGGCTGTCGTACGGGGAACTGGACGCGCGCGCCGAGCGGCTGGCGGCGGCGCTGCGGGCCCGCGGTGCGGGTCCGGAGCGGATCGTGGCCGTCGCGCTGCACCGCTCGACGGAGATGGTGGTGGCGCTGCTGGCCGTGTTGAAGTCCGGGGCGGCGTACCTGCCGGTCGACCCCACCCTCCCCGCGGACCGGGTGGCGTACCTGCTGTCGGACGCGCGGCCGGTGCTGCTGATCACGACCGAGGACGTGGAGCCGCTGCTGCCCGGGACCGGGCCGGTACGGGTGCGCCCCGACGCGGCAGCCGGGGCTGACGGGCCGGCGGCGCGGGCGCCGCTGCCCTCGCACCCGGCGTACGTGATCTACACCTCCGGTTCGACGGGCCGGCCCAAGGCGGTCGTCGTGGAGCACGCGGCCATCGTCAACCGGCTGCTGTGGATGCAGGACCGCTACGGGCTGGGCCCCGACGACCGGGTGCTCCAGAAGACCCCGTTCGGCTTCGACGTGTCGGTGTGGGAGTTCTTCTGGCCGCTGCTGACGGGCGCCGTGCTGGTGGTCGCCGAGCCCGGCGGGCACAAGGACCCGGCCTACCTGGCCGGGCTGATCCGGCGCGAGTCGGTCACCACCGTGCACTTCGTGCCGTCGATGCTCGCGGTCTTCGCGCAGGAGCCGACGGCCGGCCGGTGCCGGTCCCTGCGCCGGGTGGTGTGCAGCGGCGAGGCGCTGCCCGAGGAGCTCAAGAACCGGTTCCTCGATGTGCTGGACGTGCCGCTGCACAACTTGTACGGGCCCACGGAGGCCGCGGTCGACGTGACCCACTGGGACTGCCGCCGCGAGGACCGGGGCCCGGTGCCGATCGGCAGGCCGATCTGGAACACCGCGCTGTACGTCCTCGACCCGGCCGGGCTCCCCGTACCCGTAGGTCTTCCCGGCGAGCTGTACCTCGCCGGTGCCGGGCTGGCCCGCGGCTACCTGCGGCGGCCGGAGCTGACCGCGGACCGCTTCCCGCCGGACCCCTTCGGGCCGCCGGGCTCGCGGATGTACCGCACGGGTGACATCGTCCGCCGGCGTGCCGACGGGGCGGTGGAGTACCTGGGCCGCACCGACGACCAGGTGAAGATCCACGGCTTCCGCATCGAGCTCGGCGAGATCGAGACCTCCCTCGCCCGCCTCCCCGGCGTCGGCCGCGCCGCGGTGGTGGTCCGCGAGGACGCGCCGGGCGAGCGCAGGCTCGCCGGATACGTGGTCCCCGCCACCGGGGCGGTGCTCGATCCGGCGGCGATGCGGGCCGAACTGGCGCGGGCGCTGCCGGAGTACATGGTGCCCCTGCTGGTCGTGCTCGACACCCTGCCGGTCACCCCCAACGGCAAGCTCGACCGCAAGGCGCTGCCGGCCCCCGCCTCCCAGGCCGCCCCCGCGGGGCACGAGCCGCCCGCCGGGGAGACCGAGGAGTTCGTCGCGCTCGTCTGGGAGACGGTCCTGGACCGCACCGGCATCGGTCGTCACGACGACTTCTTCGCGCTCGGCGGCCATTCGCTGAGCGCCACCCGGGTGGCGGCCCGGCTGCGCCAGGCACTCGGCCTGGAACTGCCCCTGCACACCCTCTTCGAACACCGGACCGTCGCGGGCCTCGCCATGGCGGTCGAAACGGCCCTCTTCGCCGACATCGCCGCCACGGCGGACGACGCAGCACTTCCACTCGTAACCCAGGGAGAGACCTCGTGA